The following proteins are encoded in a genomic region of Methylococcales bacterium:
- a CDS encoding DUF1524 domain-containing protein has product MLTIFDIRIDSESYRASFEQNNFGGLDLFYSQNIIANPELTLNYNRDDWGDWIDENNDCQNTRNEVLATFNEITPNNCTVLTGQWFGPYTQKVFFNASDIDIDHIVPVSYAHNHGGAYWSKELKQQFYNDQENLLAVSKLANTSKGNKPPTEWMPANGNYACQYVDTFLYIVDKYHLNLLNEERNTITSQCTN; this is encoded by the coding sequence ATGCTAACTATCTTTGACATTCGTATTGATAGTGAAAGCTATAGAGCCTCATTTGAGCAAAATAATTTTGGGGGACTTGATTTATTTTATTCACAAAACATTATTGCTAATCCTGAATTAACATTAAATTATAATCGGGATGATTGGGGCGATTGGATAGATGAAAATAACGACTGTCAGAATACTCGGAATGAGGTTTTAGCTACATTTAATGAAATTACCCCAAATAATTGTACGGTATTAACAGGACAGTGGTTTGGTCCATATACTCAAAAAGTTTTTTTTAATGCAAGTGATATTGATATTGACCACATTGTTCCCGTTTCGTATGCTCATAATCACGGAGGGGCTTATTGGTCTAAAGAATTAAAGCAACAATTTTATAACGATCAAGAAAATTTATTAGCCGTTTCTAAATTAGCAAATACAAGTAAAGGAAATAAACCCCCTACTGAATGGATGCCTGCTAATGGTAACTATGCTTGTCAATATGTTGATACTTTTTTATATATCGTTGATAAATATCATTTAAATTTATTAAATGAGGAAAGAAATACTATAACCAGTCAATGTACTAATTAA
- a CDS encoding peroxiredoxin has protein sequence MLNQNEIAPSFQSVNQKNQLINSTDYLGKKNIVLYFYPKDDTPGCTIEANDFTALADEFSSLETVVIGVSKDSCQSHQAFIDKFSLNLELLADTSGAVCEAYQVWQEVEKEGVKKMKIVRSTFVIDKKGQLATALYAVSPDSHAQKILEIVKSLAR, from the coding sequence ATGTTAAATCAAAATGAGATAGCCCCGTCGTTTCAAAGTGTTAACCAGAAAAATCAATTAATAAACTCAACCGATTACTTGGGGAAAAAAAATATTGTTCTTTATTTTTATCCGAAAGATGATACCCCAGGTTGTACGATTGAAGCCAATGATTTTACGGCATTAGCGGATGAGTTTTCTAGTTTAGAGACAGTCGTTATCGGGGTTAGTAAAGACTCGTGTCAAAGCCATCAAGCGTTTATTGATAAATTTTCGTTAAATCTGGAATTGTTAGCGGATACCTCGGGGGCGGTTTGTGAGGCTTATCAAGTTTGGCAAGAAGTTGAAAAAGAAGGCGTGAAAAAAATGAAAATTGTCCGCTCAACCTTTGTTATTGATAAAAAAGGCCAGTTAGCGACCGCTTTGTATGCCGTCTCTCCTGACTCTCATGCACAGAAAATACTGGAAATTGTTAAATCACTAGCCCGTTAA
- a CDS encoding sirohydrochlorin chelatase, producing MKATILLVGHGSRDSQGNVEIDEFANHWQQQHPDWRIEVCFIEFATVLLDEGFDNAAKNSERVLVIPLILNAAGHVKMEIPEHLDKARLRHPQVEFNYGKHLGVNSAMLTLLRRRLMQLMAKIAMPDPKTTGVIILGRGSSDKVANGEIAKLARWLWEETDHELIDIAFTGITYPRLETVIQRQVKLGMKQIVIQPYYLFTGTLIKRISEQFGYLQQQYPQTRLVLGSYLGFEAEIYQLLDNNVESLLDSQKTVMMECDGCSYRVFAQEHGQGHQH from the coding sequence TTGAAAGCAACGATTTTATTAGTCGGTCATGGGTCACGAGATTCACAAGGTAATGTTGAAATAGACGAGTTTGCCAATCACTGGCAACAGCAACACCCCGATTGGCGGATTGAAGTTTGTTTTATTGAATTTGCAACCGTTTTATTAGATGAAGGCTTTGATAATGCGGCCAAAAATTCGGAACGTGTTTTAGTCATCCCCTTGATCTTAAATGCAGCGGGTCATGTAAAAATGGAGATTCCTGAGCATTTAGATAAGGCACGGTTACGTCATCCTCAAGTTGAGTTTAATTATGGTAAGCATTTAGGGGTTAATAGCGCGATGCTAACCTTACTTAGACGGCGACTGATGCAATTAATGGCTAAAATTGCGATGCCCGATCCCAAAACAACGGGGGTTATTATTTTAGGGCGCGGGTCATCGGATAAAGTGGCAAATGGTGAAATTGCAAAATTAGCCCGTTGGTTATGGGAAGAAACCGATCATGAGCTGATTGATATTGCGTTTACAGGCATTACTTATCCGCGCTTAGAAACCGTGATTCAGCGACAAGTTAAACTTGGAATGAAACAAATTGTCATTCAACCTTATTATTTATTTACGGGGACGTTAATTAAACGAATCAGTGAGCAATTTGGTTATTTACAACAACAATACCCACAAACGCGACTCGTCTTAGGCTCTTATTTAGGTTTTGAAGCTGAAATTTACCAATTATTAGATAACAATGTTGAGAGCTTATTAGACTCTCAAAAAACAGTAATGATGGAATGTGATGGCTGCAGCTATCGGGTATTTGCTCAAGAACATGGACAGGGGCATCAACATTAA
- the rimO gene encoding 30S ribosomal protein S12 methylthiotransferase RimO produces MSKAPHVGFISLGCPKALVDSEQILTKLRVEGYQVSGTYEEADLVIVNTCGFIDAAVEESLESIGEAMAKNGKVIVTGCLGSREDEIREKYPQVLKVTGAHAADEVLDAVHENLARPHAPFLDLLPPQGVKLTPDHYAYLKISEGCNHRCSFCIIPSLRGDLVSRPVDDVLLEAQRLANAGVKELLVVSQDTSAYGLDLKYQSRYWQGNKIESRFYDLAAALGDLGIWVRMHYVYPYPHVDKVIPLMAEGKILPYLDIPFQHATSRILKSMKRPAATENNLERIKAWRSICPDITLRSTFIVGFPGETEQDFDELLGFLTEAQLDRVGAFAYSPVKGAVANELPNSVAEEVKQERLQRFMAHQATISAARLQQRIGSFETVLIDEVVEEGAVARSHADAPEIDGQVFIDGATHLQVGEFVDVVIEDADDYDLWAHLPSD; encoded by the coding sequence ATGTCAAAAGCTCCTCATGTTGGATTTATTAGCCTCGGTTGCCCTAAAGCTCTGGTCGATAGTGAACAAATATTAACTAAATTACGTGTTGAAGGCTATCAAGTCTCAGGGACTTACGAAGAAGCCGATTTGGTGATTGTAAATACGTGTGGCTTTATTGATGCGGCGGTTGAAGAATCGTTGGAAAGTATTGGGGAGGCGATGGCTAAGAATGGTAAGGTTATTGTCACGGGCTGCTTGGGAAGTCGTGAGGATGAAATTAGAGAAAAATACCCTCAAGTGTTAAAGGTGACAGGGGCTCATGCAGCGGATGAGGTTCTTGACGCGGTTCATGAAAATTTAGCTCGACCTCACGCCCCTTTCTTAGATTTACTTCCCCCCCAAGGCGTTAAATTAACCCCCGATCATTATGCCTATTTAAAAATATCAGAAGGTTGCAATCATCGCTGTAGTTTTTGTATTATTCCTTCATTACGCGGTGATTTGGTGAGTCGTCCCGTGGATGATGTCTTATTAGAAGCTCAACGATTAGCCAATGCGGGGGTCAAAGAGTTATTAGTGGTTTCTCAAGATACCAGTGCGTATGGTTTAGATTTAAAGTATCAATCACGTTATTGGCAAGGCAATAAAATTGAGAGTCGTTTTTATGATTTAGCGGCGGCTTTGGGCGATTTAGGAATTTGGGTACGAATGCACTATGTTTACCCTTATCCCCATGTTGATAAGGTCATCCCCTTGATGGCAGAAGGTAAAATACTCCCCTATTTAGACATTCCGTTTCAACATGCAACAAGTCGGATTTTAAAATCCATGAAACGTCCCGCTGCCACAGAGAATAATTTAGAACGAATTAAAGCATGGCGTTCTATTTGTCCTGATATTACGTTACGCAGCACCTTTATCGTGGGTTTTCCAGGTGAAACAGAGCAGGATTTTGACGAATTATTAGGCTTTTTAACCGAAGCTCAATTAGACCGTGTGGGTGCATTTGCCTATTCACCTGTAAAAGGGGCGGTTGCAAATGAACTGCCTAATTCGGTAGCCGAAGAGGTCAAACAAGAACGGTTGCAACGTTTTATGGCGCATCAAGCAACGATTAGCGCAGCGCGTTTACAACAGCGTATAGGGTCTTTTGAAACCGTGTTAATTGATGAGGTTGTTGAAGAGGGGGCGGTTGCGCGGAGTCACGCGGATGCCCCCGAAATTGATGGGCAAGTTTTTATTGATGGGGCAACGCATTTACAGGTCGGTGAGTTTGTTGATGTGGTGATAGAAGACGCGGATGACTATGATTTATGGGCGCATTTACCGTCTGATTAA
- a CDS encoding M14 family metallopeptidase, with the protein MLPLKQLDYLPDALLTATPQTLHQFFPHPTLIHLSGKDPHPLFVSILLHGNETTSFLAIQALLKKYRQQQLPRALTIFLGNTVAASKGLRRLDGQADFNRIWPGTELAACAETRLASEIFEIMKRRDLFASIDIHNNTGLNPHYACVNKQDDHYLQLARLFSRLVVYFLHPTGVQSMAFSTLCPAVTVECGHSGQQQGTDHALEYLNSCLHLTKLADHPVLPQDIDLFNTVAVVKISPKLKFSFEDRNATLLLDPEIERMNFTEIPIGTRFGIVNQSEDIPLLVFEEKGQCVTDKFFTLENNQLLIRRKMMPSMLTLDERVIKQDCLCYLMERIDL; encoded by the coding sequence ATGTTACCGCTTAAACAATTGGATTATTTACCCGATGCACTATTAACAGCAACACCGCAAACATTGCATCAGTTTTTTCCACACCCCACGCTTATTCATTTATCAGGTAAAGACCCGCACCCCTTATTTGTCTCGATATTATTACATGGGAATGAAACCACCAGTTTTTTAGCCATTCAAGCGTTATTAAAAAAATATCGACAACAACAACTCCCACGAGCATTAACTATTTTTTTAGGGAATACGGTAGCGGCGAGTAAAGGGCTTCGGCGTTTAGATGGGCAAGCGGATTTTAATCGAATATGGCCAGGAACAGAATTAGCGGCGTGTGCAGAAACCCGACTCGCCTCTGAAATTTTTGAGATCATGAAGCGGCGTGATCTATTTGCAAGTATTGATATACATAATAATACCGGGTTAAATCCGCATTATGCTTGTGTCAATAAACAGGATGACCACTATTTACAATTAGCCCGACTTTTTAGTCGGCTGGTGGTTTATTTTTTACATCCTACGGGCGTGCAATCAATGGCATTTTCAACGTTATGTCCCGCCGTCACCGTAGAATGTGGACATTCTGGACAGCAGCAAGGAACGGATCACGCATTAGAATATCTTAATAGTTGTTTGCATTTAACAAAATTAGCCGATCACCCCGTATTACCTCAAGATATTGATTTATTTAATACCGTTGCGGTGGTTAAAATTTCGCCTAAACTAAAATTTAGTTTTGAGGATCGTAACGCGACTTTACTCTTAGATCCCGAAATTGAGCGAATGAATTTTACCGAAATTCCCATTGGAACACGCTTTGGAATTGTGAATCAAAGTGAAGACATTCCGCTTTTAGTTTTTGAAGAAAAAGGTCAATGTGTCACGGATAAATTTTTTACCCTAGAAAATAATCAGTTACTCATTCGCCGAAAAATGATGCCATCCATGCTAACTTTAGATGAACGGGTTATTAAGCAAGATTGTTTATGTTATTTAATGGAGCGTATTGATTTATGA
- the lolA gene encoding outer membrane lipoprotein chaperone LolA, which yields MKKLFLIITFLLPFNVVMAQEPIKQLKEFLANSQTLTSKFKQVVFDKDNKIKQTSEGLFTLSRPGKFRWVYQKPFIQEIVSNAGKVWFYDADLEQVTIKKLDKSMGSTPALLLSGEVNIDKEFNLEAQGKNEGLSWIKLIPKNEETSFKYILMGLNEGGFSGDGIE from the coding sequence ATGAAAAAATTATTTTTAATTATTACCTTCCTTTTGCCTTTTAATGTTGTGATGGCACAAGAACCGATTAAACAATTAAAAGAATTTTTAGCCAATTCTCAAACCCTGACCTCAAAATTTAAACAAGTTGTTTTCGATAAGGATAATAAAATAAAACAAACCAGTGAAGGCTTGTTTACCTTAAGCCGTCCAGGAAAATTTCGTTGGGTCTATCAAAAACCTTTTATTCAAGAAATCGTTTCTAATGCAGGAAAAGTCTGGTTTTATGATGCGGATTTAGAACAAGTGACGATTAAAAAATTAGATAAGTCAATGGGGTCTACGCCTGCTTTATTATTAAGTGGTGAAGTTAATATTGATAAGGAGTTTAATCTTGAAGCGCAAGGAAAAAATGAGGGTTTATCATGGATAAAACTCATTCCTAAAAATGAAGAAACCAGCTTTAAATATATTTTAATGGGGTTAAATGAGGGGGGTTTTAGCGGTGATGGAATTGAATGA
- a CDS encoding thermonuclease family protein yields MNDTILGVAVLIQANPLYALYIITGFVIIIFAIIEGIKYFFQRRDPLPEKLPNCIWHTKVKKIDRIYDGDTFFAYVKGHNPIDKKPVGIRLRGIDTPEMKDKNPKVKKKAIKAKEIATEEIEKAGTIHLYNVSTKDKYGRLLASVFCDRRDLAKILIESRLAKSYDGGKKDDW; encoded by the coding sequence ATGAATGATACCATTTTAGGCGTTGCCGTCTTAATACAGGCAAACCCGCTTTACGCACTTTATATAATAACGGGGTTTGTTATTATTATTTTTGCTATTATCGAGGGCATTAAATATTTTTTTCAACGTCGAGACCCTTTACCTGAAAAATTACCCAATTGTATATGGCATACCAAAGTAAAAAAAATAGATCGGATTTATGATGGCGATACTTTTTTTGCCTATGTTAAGGGCCATAACCCTATTGATAAAAAACCTGTGGGGATTCGGCTTCGTGGAATTGATACCCCTGAAATGAAAGATAAAAACCCCAAAGTTAAGAAAAAGGCGATTAAAGCGAAAGAGATTGCCACCGAAGAGATTGAAAAGGCAGGCACGATTCATTTGTATAATGTCAGTACAAAAGATAAATACGGTCGATTGTTAGCCAGCGTATTTTGTGATCGCCGTGATTTAGCTAAAATTTTAATTGAGAGTCGGTTAGCTAAATCCTATGATGGCGGAAAAAAAGACGATTGGTAA
- a CDS encoding glutamate--cysteine ligase — translation MGQEISFFEFSDNDFICFQQKLQQETARLKQRVKSKGFSKRVPVVGFEIEAWLVNDNMQPMPINERYIANMDNPLVSAELARFNVEFNSEPLVLTADVFSQMQTQLQTTWNTGFKEAEQLKSQLLMIGSLPTLKQADLTLDNISNLNRYYALNQQILTTRNKPIALDIKGLERLNFTQNNVMLESAATSFQLHTQLPLTIAHHFYNAALLSSAAMAAVCANTPFLLGKDLWQESRIPLFEQAIDSKEAQARFKRVSFGSGYVTHSITECFIENLQYFPVLLPDIKESPTDAFEHLRLHNGTIWRWNRPLIGFDKDGTPHIRVEHRVPAAGPTVIDSIANAAFYYGLTQNLCDEIIANGTLIPFSYAKKNFYSAARYGLDAPVEWLNYKKYSLHNLLNQELLQRASQGLATLGVDRDESDFYLEIIRQRIKSRQTGSVWQRQFVQIQGADFKTMTQHYLANQQMGKPVGTWSLY, via the coding sequence ATGGGACAAGAAATTTCTTTTTTTGAATTTTCGGACAATGATTTTATTTGTTTTCAACAAAAATTACAGCAAGAAACAGCACGATTAAAACAACGGGTTAAAAGTAAGGGTTTTTCTAAACGTGTACCTGTTGTAGGCTTTGAAATTGAGGCTTGGTTAGTTAACGACAACATGCAGCCAATGCCCATTAATGAGCGTTATATTGCCAATATGGATAACCCGCTCGTGTCGGCGGAATTAGCGCGCTTTAATGTTGAGTTTAATAGTGAACCTTTAGTTTTAACGGCGGATGTTTTTAGTCAAATGCAAACACAATTGCAAACGACTTGGAATACAGGGTTTAAGGAGGCTGAACAATTAAAGAGTCAATTACTGATGATCGGCTCTTTACCGACCTTAAAACAAGCGGATTTAACCTTAGATAATATTTCTAATTTGAACCGTTATTATGCGTTAAATCAACAAATTTTAACGACGCGTAATAAACCGATTGCTTTGGACATTAAAGGTCTGGAGCGGCTTAATTTTACGCAAAATAATGTCATGCTTGAGTCTGCGGCAACCTCATTTCAGCTTCATACTCAATTGCCGCTTACGATAGCCCATCATTTTTATAATGCGGCTCTTCTTTCCTCAGCCGCTATGGCCGCCGTCTGTGCTAATACGCCCTTTTTATTGGGTAAGGATTTATGGCAGGAGTCACGGATTCCATTGTTTGAGCAAGCAATTGATAGTAAAGAAGCTCAAGCTAGGTTTAAACGCGTTAGTTTTGGTTCAGGTTATGTCACACATTCAATTACTGAATGTTTTATTGAAAACCTTCAATACTTTCCTGTTTTACTACCTGACATTAAAGAATCCCCTACCGATGCCTTTGAGCATTTACGTTTACATAATGGAACAATATGGCGTTGGAATAGACCTTTAATTGGATTTGATAAGGATGGAACTCCGCATATTCGTGTGGAGCATCGGGTTCCTGCCGCAGGGCCTACCGTCATTGATTCCATTGCGAATGCGGCCTTTTATTATGGTTTAACCCAGAATTTATGTGATGAAATCATCGCAAATGGTACCCTCATTCCATTTAGTTATGCCAAAAAGAACTTTTATTCAGCGGCGCGTTATGGGTTAGATGCGCCTGTTGAATGGCTAAACTATAAAAAATATTCATTACACAACTTACTTAATCAAGAGTTGTTACAACGTGCAAGCCAAGGATTAGCAACTTTAGGGGTTGATCGGGATGAAAGTGATTTTTATTTAGAAATTATTCGTCAGCGTATTAAAAGCCGACAAACAGGGAGTGTATGGCAACGTCAATTTGTTCAAATTCAAGGGGCTGATTTCAAAACGATGACCCAACACTATTTAGCGAATCAGCAAATGGGTAAACCTGTAGGCACATGGAGTCTTTATTAA
- the cobM gene encoding precorrin-4 C(11)-methyltransferase: MKKIYFVGAGPGDPELLTLKGQRLISEADAILFAGSLVSDAAMKWAKESCKIQDSKGMTLTEITDWLIHHAVENAHVIRLQTGDPSLYGALIEMVQPLDKAGIAIEVVPGVTSAMASAAAAIETLTLPEVTQTVIFSRVEGRTPMPQGESLRELAAHHCTLCLYLSITLLKKIKDELLIAGWSEDSVIVVVYKASWPNEEKIIRGTLATIRDDCQKAKINSQAMIIASPTLGARDWKNLKKSKLYDAEFSHRFRNAIKT; encoded by the coding sequence ATGAAAAAAATATATTTTGTCGGTGCAGGGCCAGGTGATCCTGAATTATTAACACTTAAAGGCCAACGTTTAATCAGTGAGGCGGATGCGATTTTATTTGCAGGCTCGTTAGTGTCCGATGCGGCAATGAAATGGGCAAAAGAAAGCTGTAAGATTCAAGATTCCAAAGGGATGACGCTAACAGAAATTACAGATTGGTTAATTCATCATGCCGTTGAAAATGCCCATGTAATTCGACTACAAACAGGCGACCCCAGTTTGTATGGGGCCTTAATTGAAATGGTGCAACCTTTAGACAAGGCAGGCATTGCAATCGAAGTGGTTCCTGGAGTGACTTCCGCAATGGCCTCGGCGGCGGCGGCCATTGAAACATTGACCTTACCCGAAGTCACTCAAACCGTTATTTTTAGTCGAGTTGAAGGGCGAACGCCTATGCCACAAGGCGAGTCATTACGCGAACTTGCCGCGCATCATTGCACCTTATGCTTGTATTTATCCATCACGTTATTAAAAAAAATAAAAGATGAATTGTTAATCGCTGGGTGGTCTGAAGATTCGGTTATTGTCGTGGTTTATAAAGCCAGTTGGCCGAATGAAGAAAAAATTATTCGCGGCACATTAGCGACCATTCGTGATGATTGTCAAAAAGCAAAGATTAACAGCCAAGCGATGATTATTGCCAGTCCTACATTAGGGGCGCGTGATTGGAAAAATTTAAAAAAATCGAAACTATATGATGCAGAGTTTAGCCATCGGTTTCGTAACGCTATTAAAACTTAA
- a CDS encoding DUF6399 domain-containing protein: protein MLELRARAFEKIAEKQGINDHKGVMKKFRNQIKPLAVSISFWWLWVRETLQNLGLDADTEYWLTTTLLPVVYWHQKMEQTKSRRSKENYRKAWETASDKLKSDPFSAKLSISEMQRWLTLAEHMARQFQRSSSAVEGRNGCLSQMYRNGRGLNKKRLNALTVIHNYGIKREDGTTAAMRLFDTEFPDLFSWLLNEMGELPLPRNSRKRVFSNPLKLLDVPS, encoded by the coding sequence TTGCTAGAGTTAAGAGCGCGAGCCTTTGAAAAAATAGCGGAAAAACAAGGGATTAACGATCATAAAGGCGTGATGAAAAAGTTTCGTAATCAAATAAAACCGTTAGCGGTATCCATCAGTTTTTGGTGGCTTTGGGTACGCGAAACCTTGCAAAATTTGGGGCTTGATGCGGATACCGAATATTGGTTGACCACAACATTATTACCCGTTGTTTATTGGCATCAGAAAATGGAACAAACTAAAAGCCGCAGGTCAAAGGAAAACTATCGAAAAGCTTGGGAAACCGCGTCTGATAAGCTCAAATCAGACCCATTTAGTGCAAAGTTATCAATCAGTGAAATGCAGCGATGGCTAACATTGGCGGAGCATATGGCAAGGCAGTTTCAACGCAGTTCATCTGCGGTGGAAGGGCGAAATGGCTGTTTATCGCAAATGTATCGCAATGGGCGAGGTTTGAATAAAAAGCGATTAAACGCGTTGACGGTCATTCATAACTACGGAATCAAACGTGAGGATGGCACAACCGCCGCCATGCGTTTATTTGATACCGAGTTTCCAGACTTGTTTTCATGGCTACTGAATGAAATGGGCGAGTTACCGCTTCCTAGAAATAGTCGAAAGCGTGTGTTTTCTAACCCTTTGAAATTGCTGGATGTCCCGTCTTAA
- a CDS encoding YcgN family cysteine cluster protein, with protein sequence MKFWETKALEEMTTDEWESLCDSCGKCCLVKLEDEDTGDIYFTRVVCNLIEFKTCRCSRYLERCTLVPECIDLKQDANFKNYTWLPKTCAYRLLADNKPLPSWHPLITGDPLSVRDAGVSIQSYAIKESEVDDEDLEDYIIDWDKKII encoded by the coding sequence ATGAAATTTTGGGAAACGAAAGCACTTGAGGAAATGACCACCGACGAATGGGAATCATTATGTGATAGCTGCGGTAAGTGTTGTTTAGTTAAGCTGGAAGATGAGGATACGGGGGATATTTATTTTACCCGTGTGGTCTGTAATTTAATTGAATTTAAAACCTGTCGTTGCAGTCGTTATTTAGAACGATGCACCCTCGTCCCTGAGTGCATTGATTTAAAACAAGATGCTAACTTTAAAAACTATACTTGGCTGCCAAAAACCTGTGCGTATCGACTCCTTGCCGATAATAAACCGCTTCCTTCTTGGCATCCTTTAATAACAGGGGATCCTTTAAGTGTCCGTGATGCAGGAGTCAGTATTCAAAGTTATGCCATTAAAGAATCCGAGGTGGATGATGAGGATTTAGAAGACTATATTATTGATTGGGATAAAAAAATTATCTAA
- a CDS encoding RNA pyrophosphohydrolase: MIDSKGYRANVGIILCNDNGCVFWAKRKGVNSWQFPQGGIDDHEDPETAMYRELWEETGLESEHVELLGRTRYWLRYNLPERFIRKNSLPLCIGQKQIWFILRLTSSESNVRFDCSPTPEFDNWRWVDYWHPLKDVVYFKRKVYHKAMAELGAVLIPEVIPVKADGYLAKQQRR; encoded by the coding sequence ATGATTGACTCAAAAGGTTACCGTGCTAATGTCGGTATTATCCTTTGTAATGATAATGGTTGTGTGTTTTGGGCGAAACGAAAGGGGGTTAATTCTTGGCAATTTCCACAAGGGGGAATTGATGACCATGAAGATCCTGAAACGGCAATGTATCGTGAATTATGGGAAGAAACAGGGCTTGAATCAGAGCATGTAGAGTTGCTTGGTCGAACCCGTTATTGGTTACGCTATAATTTGCCAGAACGTTTCATTCGCAAAAATTCACTCCCTCTTTGCATCGGGCAAAAACAAATTTGGTTTATATTACGGCTTACTTCATCAGAGTCGAATGTTCGCTTTGATTGCAGTCCCACCCCTGAATTTGATAATTGGCGGTGGGTAGATTATTGGCATCCCTTAAAAGATGTGGTGTACTTTAAACGTAAGGTTTATCACAAAGCAATGGCTGAATTAGGGGCTGTACTTATCCCCGAGGTTATCCCCGTAAAGGCCGACGGGTATCTAGCCAAACAACAGCGACGTTAA
- a CDS encoding HAD family hydrolase: MSLAIFDLDNTLISDDSDYLWGQFLVDQGLVDKDYYEAENAKFYDDYKRGDLDITEFLHFSLKPLSQHPFEQLLIWREQFMREIIQPVLLKSAQALVDKHRSRGDTLLVITATNRFVTELIVKHYGIDNLLATTPEFKQGRYTGEVEGIPCFQEGKVLLLEEWLKTSPETLAGSFFYSDSHNDLPLLNKVDYPIAVDPDEKLHAAATQSNWDIISLRS, from the coding sequence ATGAGTTTAGCGATCTTTGATTTAGATAATACATTGATTAGTGATGATAGTGATTATCTTTGGGGGCAGTTTTTAGTTGACCAAGGTCTTGTTGATAAAGACTATTATGAAGCAGAAAATGCCAAGTTTTATGATGATTATAAGCGAGGGGATTTAGATATTACTGAATTTTTACATTTTTCATTGAAGCCATTATCTCAACACCCTTTTGAACAGCTTTTAATTTGGCGCGAGCAATTCATGCGCGAAATTATTCAGCCTGTCTTATTAAAATCAGCCCAAGCACTGGTTGATAAACATCGCAGTAGAGGCGATACTTTATTAGTGATTACCGCAACCAATCGTTTTGTAACCGAATTAATTGTTAAGCACTATGGTATTGATAATTTATTAGCCACCACGCCTGAGTTTAAACAGGGGCGCTATACGGGGGAAGTTGAGGGTATTCCTTGTTTTCAAGAGGGGAAGGTGCTTTTACTTGAGGAATGGTTAAAAACCTCACCAGAAACATTGGCAGGCAGTTTTTTTTACAGTGATTCACATAACGATTTACCGTTACTTAATAAGGTGGATTATCCTATTGCGGTTGATCCCGATGAAAAGCTTCATGCGGCGGCAACCCAGTCTAATTGGGATATTATTAGTTTGCGGTCTTAA